A region of Candidatus Roizmanbacteria bacterium DNA encodes the following proteins:
- a CDS encoding transposase, translated as MRKEVPWLDKIYYATPALWTVGYFVSTVGIDEEIIRRYVKYQTEQDSGQAKLEL; from the coding sequence ATCAGAAAGGAAGTACCGTGGCTGGACAAGATATACTACGCAACACCAGCACTCTGGACGGTTGGATATTTTGTTTCAACAGTAGGAATCGATGAAGAGATAATCCGCCGATACGTCAAGTATCAAACGGAACAGGATTCAGGTCAAGCGAAGCTTGAATTATGA
- a CDS encoding tetratricopeptide repeat protein, whose amino-acid sequence MENIDTLEQKAIDYAVEANWEGAAEQNKLIIGQDENNMNAYLRLGYAQLQLNNLTEAKKAFKKVLELQPKNNIAEEHLEKIAILSNKKKKRHSSSTKFDPDLFIDIPGKTRTVHLVNLGQKEDLAGTSIGEEVFLKEKRRKLEVRTAADEYLGCLPDDISKRLAYFINEGSEYKTYIKEIDLTAVVVFIRELSKGKKVRQYPSFPSNPHVMLSDINQIEQDEEKDGESDDESEEDDDEIVEGDLELDDEEWEEFEEEKDLSSIVQLEDEEEEEE is encoded by the coding sequence ATGGAAAATATTGACACCCTTGAACAAAAAGCAATCGACTATGCGGTAGAAGCAAACTGGGAAGGAGCAGCAGAACAAAATAAACTCATTATCGGACAGGACGAAAATAATATGAATGCATATCTCAGATTAGGATATGCCCAACTTCAATTGAATAACCTGACTGAAGCAAAAAAAGCGTTTAAAAAAGTGCTGGAACTTCAGCCGAAAAACAATATTGCCGAAGAACATCTGGAAAAGATTGCCATTCTTTCTAATAAAAAAAAGAAGCGGCACAGTTCCTCAACGAAATTTGATCCTGATCTTTTCATTGATATTCCGGGAAAAACCCGTACAGTACATCTTGTCAATCTCGGACAAAAAGAGGATTTGGCAGGAACCAGTATCGGCGAAGAGGTATTTCTAAAAGAAAAAAGGAGAAAATTAGAAGTGCGGACAGCAGCTGATGAATATCTCGGCTGCCTTCCTGATGATATTTCCAAGCGTCTCGCCTACTTTATCAATGAAGGGAGCGAATACAAAACATATATTAAAGAAATTGATCTTACGGCCGTCGTTGTATTTATCAGAGAACTTTCAAAAGGGAAAAAGGTACGACAGTATCCTTCATTCCCTTCCAACCCTCATGTGATGCTTTCAGATATCAATCAGATTGAACAGGATGAAGAAAAAGACGGTGAGAGTGATGATGAATCAGAAGAAGATGACGATGAAATTGTCGAGGGCGATTTGGAGCTTGATGACGAGGAATGGGAAGAATTTGAAGAAGAAAAGGACTTGAGCTCAATCGTTCAATTGGAAGACGAAGAGGAAGAAGAAGAGTAA
- a CDS encoding metal-sensitive transcriptional regulator produces the protein MVEKDTYCIEILHQSLAVQKALKSLDSTIMEEHLGTCAIDQVKKVRRINS, from the coding sequence ATGGTTGAGAAAGATACCTACTGCATTGAGATTCTTCACCAATCACTGGCGGTACAGAAGGCTTTGAAATCTCTTGATTCAACGATCATGGAAGAACATTTAGGGACGTGCGCTATTGATCAGGTGAAAAAGGTCAGAAGGATCAATTCGTGA
- a CDS encoding alpha/beta hydrolase produces the protein MYIRVLNRKIHYKRMGKGSPVLFVHGWGENMYQLHALALLASKKYCAYLIDLPGFGKSDNPAEHWGVEGYAVMMKELIEKLKMTRTQYIGHAFGSDIGLYLSSHYSDCIDHLVVCASSFRRQNRISKPVQMMKQIPREQALMRLFYKPLRSLYYSLFHKDSDLLKYPHLEKNFRKIIAQDLTRDIRNVKNKTLMRQQSSPSREIAIAFEIGTGVNARARRAIQ, from the coding sequence ATGTATATACGCGTTCTGAACAGAAAAATACACTACAAGCGTATGGGGAAAGGATCTCCGGTGCTTTTCGTACACGGATGGGGAGAAAATATGTATCAGCTCCACGCTTTAGCGCTTCTGGCATCGAAAAAGTATTGTGCATATCTTATCGATTTACCCGGTTTCGGGAAAAGCGATAATCCCGCAGAGCACTGGGGGGTTGAAGGATATGCAGTTATGATGAAAGAGCTTATTGAAAAGTTGAAGATGACAAGAACGCAGTATATCGGGCATGCATTCGGGAGTGACATCGGACTCTATCTTTCCAGCCATTATTCTGATTGTATCGATCATCTGGTCGTTTGTGCCAGTTCATTCCGGCGACAGAACAGGATTTCCAAACCGGTACAGATGATGAAGCAGATCCCGCGGGAGCAGGCATTGATGAGACTGTTTTATAAACCTTTACGATCCCTCTATTACTCGCTGTTTCACAAAGACTCCGATCTTCTTAAGTACCCTCACCTTGAAAAAAATTTTCGGAAAATTATTGCGCAGGATCTCACGAGAGATATTCGTAATGTAAAAAATAAAACTCTAATGCGTCAGCAGAGTTCCCCGTCACGTGAGATTGCGATAGCTTTCGAAATCGGGACGGGGGTGAATGCCCGAGCCCGACGTGCGATACAATAG
- a CDS encoding DsbA family protein has product METKKNLLIIGSVLGLFIFLFAAYAMTSQPKETFFESLTKVASTDHAKWSADNKIIFTEYSDFQCPACASYFDMIESLDETSPENKEIFDKVTFVYRNFPLDQIHPNAREAAWAAEAAAKQNAFYPYHDILFSRQTEWAELGDPSELFIKYAEELKLDTEQFKKDFSSDAVKEKVQNDYLSGIEVDVQGTPTFYLNGTKIRSPQSVEELKNILLDAIEKSTTS; this is encoded by the coding sequence ATGGAAACGAAAAAAAATCTTCTTATCATCGGATCTGTCCTCGGTCTGTTCATCTTTCTTTTTGCGGCATACGCTATGACCAGCCAACCGAAAGAGACGTTTTTTGAAAGCCTTACAAAAGTGGCATCAACTGATCACGCCAAATGGTCTGCAGATAACAAAATCATCTTCACAGAATACAGTGATTTCCAGTGCCCGGCATGTGCTTCGTACTTTGATATGATTGAGAGTCTGGACGAAACATCGCCTGAAAACAAGGAGATTTTTGATAAAGTGACGTTTGTCTACCGTAATTTCCCTCTGGATCAAATACATCCGAATGCACGTGAAGCTGCCTGGGCGGCAGAAGCGGCTGCAAAACAGAATGCATTTTATCCATATCACGATATATTGTTCAGCAGACAAACCGAATGGGCCGAACTGGGTGACCCGTCAGAACTGTTCATCAAATATGCTGAAGAATTGAAACTGGATACGGAACAATTCAAAAAGGATTTTTCATCGGACGCTGTAAAGGAAAAAGTTCAGAACGATTATTTGTCAGGGATTGAAGTTGATGTCCAGGGGACACCGACATTCTACCTGAACGGTACTAAAATCCGCTCACCGCAATCGGTTGAAGAACTGAAGAATATACTTCTTGATGCTATTGAGAAATCTACAACATCATAA
- a CDS encoding cation transporter, whose translation MKTATCTYFVSGMHCGSCEVLLQKISKLKGVSDVKASLQDGSVQISYHKGHKPQVSELNDEFSELGYFSPNRKQYRTDTKHLDSGNCVYGAFRYFVHYR comes from the coding sequence ATGAAAACAGCTACCTGCACTTATTTTGTTTCAGGAATGCATTGCGGATCTTGTGAGGTACTCCTGCAAAAGATCTCCAAACTCAAAGGAGTTTCGGATGTAAAAGCTTCTTTACAGGACGGATCGGTACAGATCTCTTACCATAAAGGTCACAAACCGCAGGTTTCTGAATTGAATGATGAATTCTCGGAACTGGGTTACTTTTCTCCAAACAGGAAACAGTACCGGACAGACACAAAACACCTGGACTCAGGCAATTGTGTTTATGGTGCTTTTCGGTATTTTGTACATTATCGTTGA
- a CDS encoding helix-turn-helix domain-containing protein has protein sequence MTFAEKYGIQAAVDAYGISRRTLFRWRKRRRDSEGQLDSLIPETTKPKTPDVWRLTEGHILYQRDSRTILLFGKGEDQALT, from the coding sequence CTGACATTTGCAGAGAAGTACGGGATACAAGCTGCAGTTGATGCATATGGGATATCACGAAGGACATTGTTTCGATGGAGGAAGAGACGGCGAGATTCAGAAGGGCAGTTGGATAGCCTGATACCAGAGACAACCAAGCCAAAGACACCCGACGTATGGAGACTCACCGAAGGTCATATCCTTTATCAAAGAGATTCGAGAACAATACTTTTGTTTGGGAAAGGAGAAGATCAAGCCCTTACTTGA
- the tnpA gene encoding IS200/IS605 family transposase: protein MQMRLSGHSVYRTQYHIVIVTKYRRRALNPVKFRQVADYHIREIAQAIEGVELQELNIQPEHVHMMIIIPPRYSVSKVVEIIKS, encoded by the coding sequence ATGCAAATGAGACTAAGTGGTCACAGTGTCTATCGAACACAGTATCACATCGTGATCGTCACCAAGTATCGCAGGAGGGCTCTGAATCCTGTGAAGTTTCGACAAGTGGCGGATTATCACATCAGAGAGATTGCACAAGCGATTGAAGGTGTTGAGTTGCAAGAACTTAATATCCAACCGGAGCACGTACACATGATGATTATCATTCCGCCACGGTACTCCGTATCCAAAGTGGTAGAGATAATAAAAAGCTAA
- a CDS encoding DegT/DnrJ/EryC1/StrS family aminotransferase yields the protein MNNLKRRLKSRFFTSDCHISFFLSARGALYQYIKTLSFPAETEVLVSGFTPANCLLPILEHKLKPVYVDIHEDDFSMDIQDLEKKYSPKAKFLILRHPFGIVPKDRKKILAFAKEKKLNVLEDVTQGFDAALFKQKRFTTAVIMSFSRSAAISSVFGGAIITRGKKNAEIMRDVEKNIPNASFWTILQIITYKIASVLIKKTYDIYIGKLLHFMMKQFNLIPPAMTRKEMKGQFDSLYLKTYPNICGIFLMKQLDGFNDVLLKRKRSVAAYNKKISNSPIPDSALTLFPLITSNPLPLIKKLKQYNISLGTELFTLQNGQINHHLFGYKPNKCPKCEQQIPKLVKLPTNISKNDSQKLITTLKKVLHEKK from the coding sequence ATGAATAATCTTAAACGACGTCTTAAAAGCAGATTCTTCACTTCTGACTGCCATATCAGCTTTTTCTTATCAGCACGCGGAGCATTGTATCAATATATAAAAACTCTTTCCTTCCCTGCTGAGACAGAAGTGTTAGTTTCGGGATTTACACCTGCTAACTGTCTGCTTCCTATTCTGGAACACAAACTCAAGCCGGTATATGTAGATATTCATGAAGATGATTTTAGTATGGATATTCAGGATCTTGAAAAAAAATATTCCCCGAAGGCGAAGTTTCTGATATTAAGGCATCCCTTCGGTATTGTACCCAAAGACCGCAAGAAGATATTAGCCTTTGCAAAAGAAAAAAAATTGAATGTCCTTGAAGATGTCACGCAGGGGTTTGATGCAGCCTTGTTTAAACAGAAGCGTTTTACAACAGCGGTAATTATGTCATTTTCCCGCTCTGCAGCAATCTCTTCAGTTTTCGGCGGCGCTATTATCACGAGGGGAAAAAAGAACGCCGAAATAATGCGGGATGTAGAAAAAAACATACCCAACGCTTCATTCTGGACGATTTTACAGATCATAACCTATAAAATCGCCTCTGTACTAATAAAAAAAACCTACGATATTTACATCGGCAAATTATTGCATTTTATGATGAAGCAGTTCAATCTGATCCCGCCTGCGATGACAAGAAAGGAAATGAAAGGTCAGTTTGACTCTTTATATCTAAAAACCTATCCCAATATTTGCGGAATATTTTTGATGAAGCAGCTCGATGGATTTAACGACGTCTTACTGAAGCGAAAAAGATCGGTTGCTGCATACAATAAAAAAATATCGAACTCTCCTATTCCGGACTCTGCTCTTACTTTGTTTCCGCTTATAACTTCCAATCCACTGCCTCTTATTAAAAAACTCAAACAATACAATATCTCACTCGGAACGGAACTATTCACTTTACAAAACGGACAGATTAATCATCACTTATTCGGATACAAACCGAACAAATGCCCGAAGTGTGAACAACAGATTCCAAAACTGGTAAAACTCCCGACTAACATTTCAAAAAATGACTCACAGAAACTTATAACAACCCTAAAGAAGGTACTTCATGAAAAAAAATAA
- a CDS encoding GIY-YIG nuclease family protein, producing the protein MTFSFVDIETTGTRMRHDRVIEIGILRVEDGRLVRTYNQLINPQTHVSPFISQMTGIYPDELEDAPTFDLIKDDVYELLQGSIFVAHNVRFDHGFLKNEFRRYDLDLSLKQLCTVKLSRTLFPEHRHHNLDAIVQRFGFSIQHRHRAFDDAEVLWKFYQAVEMLYPANKLQETLKFLIQKPSLPTKLPIREVDNLHDGPGVYIFYGEEELPLYIGKSKNVRKRVLSHFSSDHSSSKEMNISQQIKHIETIPTAGELGALLKEAELIKKMNPVYNQQLRRQNVFTILTKEETKERYQTVSFGRTTRITTDILPQILGIFRSKKQAKEFVEAKALEHKLCGKLLGLEKTKGACFGHKLERCKGACLNKEKPIAYNIRFIEAFGDRTIKEWPFPGPIRIHEEDSVEHLTDDFIIDKWCLVTEDEERYFDYDIYKILVRYLFSAKNQFNIKIITQQKEIPFQLS; encoded by the coding sequence ATGACTTTTTCTTTTGTTGATATCGAGACAACCGGCACCCGCATGAGACATGACCGAGTGATTGAGATCGGGATCCTTCGCGTTGAAGACGGAAGGCTTGTCAGGACTTACAATCAACTTATCAACCCGCAGACACATGTTTCTCCTTTCATATCTCAAATGACTGGAATTTATCCGGACGAATTGGAGGATGCGCCGACTTTTGACCTGATAAAAGATGATGTGTATGAACTGCTGCAGGGTTCCATTTTTGTTGCACATAATGTCCGTTTTGACCACGGTTTTTTGAAAAATGAATTCAGGCGATATGATCTGGACCTGTCACTGAAGCAGCTTTGTACCGTCAAACTTTCACGAACTCTCTTTCCGGAACATCGGCATCACAATCTGGATGCGATCGTCCAAAGGTTCGGTTTTTCAATCCAACACCGACACCGTGCTTTTGATGATGCTGAGGTGCTGTGGAAGTTTTATCAGGCGGTCGAAATGCTGTATCCGGCAAACAAACTTCAGGAAACTCTGAAGTTTCTCATCCAAAAGCCGTCGCTTCCTACCAAACTTCCGATCAGGGAAGTGGACAATCTGCATGACGGCCCGGGTGTTTATATCTTTTACGGAGAAGAAGAGCTCCCGTTATATATCGGAAAAAGCAAGAACGTCAGAAAACGGGTGCTTTCACATTTTTCGTCAGACCACAGTTCGTCCAAGGAAATGAATATTTCACAGCAAATTAAGCACATTGAAACGATCCCAACAGCCGGTGAACTCGGAGCGTTACTGAAAGAAGCAGAGCTTATTAAGAAAATGAATCCCGTATACAATCAGCAGCTGAGACGGCAGAATGTATTTACCATCCTCACCAAAGAAGAGACGAAAGAAAGATACCAAACGGTTTCATTCGGAAGAACCACCCGTATCACGACAGACATACTTCCGCAAATTCTAGGAATTTTTCGAAGTAAAAAACAGGCAAAAGAGTTTGTAGAAGCAAAAGCACTGGAACATAAACTGTGCGGGAAGCTCCTCGGTCTTGAAAAAACAAAGGGTGCCTGTTTCGGGCACAAACTGGAAAGATGTAAGGGCGCCTGTCTCAATAAAGAAAAACCGATCGCTTACAATATCAGATTTATTGAAGCTTTCGGCGATCGGACGATCAAAGAATGGCCGTTCCCCGGTCCGATCCGTATCCACGAAGAAGACAGCGTTGAACATCTGACAGATGACTTTATTATTGACAAATGGTGTCTTGTCACAGAAGATGAAGAACGCTATTTTGATTACGATATTTACAAGATTCTGGTCCGGTACTTATTTTCTGCAAAAAATCAATTCAACATCAAAATTATCACTCAGCAAAAGGAAATTCCGTTTCAGCTTTCATAA
- a CDS encoding transposase: MYPRCPKINAFIERANRTLQEEFMNPYIYTKDRYRIIQSSPIEYLVWYNTKRVHKSLNNISPMDYLLSILPKECHMYGTHTTFFPTPYLLE, from the coding sequence ATCTACCCCAGATGTCCCAAGATCAATGCCTTTATTGAGCGAGCAAACAGAACACTCCAGGAAGAATTTATGAACCCCTACATCTATACCAAGGACCGGTATCGGATCATTCAATCGTCACCTATTGAATACCTCGTCTGGTACAATACAAAGCGAGTTCACAAAAGCCTGAACAATATTTCACCTATGGATTACCTATTATCTATTTTACCTAAAGAGTGCCATATGTATGGAACTCATACAACATTTTTTCCAACCCCGTATCTGCTAGAATGA
- a CDS encoding TraR/DksA C4-type zinc finger protein: MSRKEDIKKTLLAEKESILKRMEDLRAADPFSDPDHVDDNAAVDTDVREQESHQRIEAELETLEKRLENIKIALEQNENGMYGVCKRCNKDIPPKRLQLIPESIYCVNCEAELTK; this comes from the coding sequence ATGTCACGCAAAGAAGATATAAAAAAAACATTACTTGCCGAAAAGGAATCGATTCTCAAGAGAATGGAGGACTTGAGAGCTGCAGATCCTTTTAGTGATCCGGATCATGTCGACGACAATGCTGCAGTTGATACCGATGTCCGGGAACAGGAAAGTCATCAGCGTATTGAAGCCGAGCTTGAAACTCTGGAGAAGAGACTCGAGAATATTAAAATCGCTTTGGAACAAAATGAAAACGGGATGTACGGAGTTTGTAAACGATGTAATAAAGATATCCCGCCCAAGCGGCTTCAGTTAATTCCTGAGTCCATTTACTGCGTGAATTGCGAAGCTGAGCTGACAAAGTAA